A single Caldibacillus debilis DSM 16016 DNA region contains:
- the spoVT gene encoding stage V sporulation protein T: MKATGIVRRIDDLGRVVIPKEIRRTLRIREGDPLEIFVDREGEVILKKYSPINELGDFAKEYAEALFDSLGSTVLITDRDTVIAVAGGSKKEYLNKNISEQMERIMEERSSILETRGGTFSIVEGNEEEFSSYTVSPIIANGDPIGSVVICSKERALGEVEKKAAETAAGFLAKQMEQ, encoded by the coding sequence ATGAAAGCAACTGGTATCGTAAGGCGCATTGACGATTTGGGACGCGTAGTCATTCCGAAGGAGATCCGAAGGACGTTGAGAATCCGCGAAGGTGATCCTTTGGAAATCTTCGTCGATCGCGAAGGGGAAGTCATTTTAAAAAAATATTCTCCCATCAATGAACTGGGTGATTTTGCCAAGGAATACGCGGAGGCTTTGTTCGACAGTTTGGGGAGCACTGTGCTGATCACCGACCGGGATACGGTCATCGCCGTTGCGGGAGGTTCCAAAAAGGAATACTTAAATAAAAACATCAGCGAACAAATGGAAAGGATCATGGAAGAACGTTCCTCCATTCTGGAAACCCGCGGGGGAACCTTTTCCATTGTCGAAGGGAATGAAGAAGAATTTTCCTCCTATACGGTCAGTCCGATTATCGCCAACGGCGATCCGATCGGCTCGGTCGTCATCTGTTCGAAAGAACGTGCACTGGGAGAAGTGGAGAAGAAAGCGGCGGAAACCGCCGCGGGGTTTTTGGCGAAACAAATGGAACAGTAG
- the pth gene encoding aminoacyl-tRNA hydrolase yields MKLIAGLGNPGEGYKETRHNIGFAVIDLLSRKFQIPLDQSKFRGLFGKGKVNGEDVILLKPMTYMNASGESVKPLLDYYRIPPENLLVIYDELDLPVGKIRLRFKGSDGGHRGMKSIITRLGTEEFNRIRIGIGRPERGYPIVDYVLGRFSPEEKPVIDEMVQKAADACEMWLEKPFLEVMNVYNKSVE; encoded by the coding sequence ATGAAACTGATCGCCGGTTTGGGGAATCCGGGGGAAGGATATAAGGAGACGAGGCATAATATCGGTTTTGCCGTCATCGATTTGCTCTCCCGGAAATTCCAAATCCCGCTGGACCAAAGCAAATTCCGCGGTTTGTTCGGAAAAGGCAAGGTCAACGGCGAGGATGTCATTTTGTTAAAGCCGATGACCTATATGAACGCATCGGGGGAATCGGTCAAACCTTTGCTCGACTATTACCGAATCCCGCCGGAAAATTTGCTCGTGATCTATGATGAATTGGATCTGCCCGTCGGGAAAATCCGCCTGCGCTTCAAAGGAAGCGACGGCGGGCATCGGGGGATGAAGTCGATCATTACCCGGTTGGGGACGGAAGAATTCAACCGGATCCGGATCGGGATCGGCCGCCCGGAACGGGGATACCCGATCGTCGACTACGTGCTCGGCAGGTTTTCCCCCGAAGAGAAGCCCGTGATCGACGAAATGGTCCAAAAAGCGGCGGACGCCTGTGAAATGTGGCTGGAAAAGCCCTTTTTGGAAGTGATGAACGTCTATAACAAATCGGTTGAATGA
- a CDS encoding ribose-phosphate diphosphokinase yields MSGSYPDHRLKLFTLNSNPGLAEEIARFIGVDLGKCSVSRFSDGEVQINIEESIRGCDVFVIQSTSSPVNENYMELLIMIDALKRASARTINIVMPYYGYARQDRKARAREPITAKLIANLLETAGATRMITLDLHAPQIQGFFDIPIDHLMGVPILADYFERKKLEDIVVVSPDHGGVTRTRKMAEQLKAPIAIIDKRRPKPNVAEVMNIIGNVEGRTAIIIDDIIDTAGTVAMAADALIENGAKEVYACCTHPVLSGPAIERIEKSHIKELVVTNSIALPAEKKTDKIRQLSVAPLLAEAIVRVFEHKSVSALF; encoded by the coding sequence ATGTCAGGCTCATATCCGGATCACCGATTAAAATTGTTCACGCTGAATTCCAATCCCGGCTTGGCTGAAGAAATCGCCCGTTTCATCGGAGTCGACCTCGGCAAATGTTCCGTCAGCCGTTTCAGCGACGGCGAGGTCCAGATCAATATCGAGGAAAGCATCCGGGGCTGCGACGTTTTCGTCATTCAATCGACGAGTTCCCCCGTCAATGAAAATTACATGGAACTGCTGATCATGATCGATGCCCTAAAAAGGGCCTCGGCCCGGACGATCAATATCGTCATGCCCTACTACGGATACGCCCGCCAGGATAGAAAGGCGCGCGCCCGGGAGCCGATCACGGCGAAGCTGATCGCCAATTTGCTGGAGACGGCGGGCGCCACGAGGATGATCACCCTCGATCTGCACGCGCCGCAAATTCAAGGCTTTTTCGATATTCCGATCGACCATCTGATGGGTGTGCCCATCCTGGCCGATTATTTTGAGAGAAAAAAATTGGAAGACATCGTCGTCGTTTCCCCGGATCACGGCGGCGTAACCCGCACCCGGAAGATGGCGGAGCAGCTGAAGGCGCCCATCGCCATTATCGATAAGCGGCGGCCGAAACCGAATGTGGCGGAAGTGATGAACATCATCGGCAACGTGGAAGGACGGACCGCCATCATCATCGATGATATCATCGATACCGCAGGAACGGTGGCGATGGCGGCTGACGCCCTGATCGAAAACGGGGCGAAGGAGGTTTACGCCTGCTGCACCCACCCCGTTTTGTCGGGTCCCGCCATTGAAAGGATTGAAAAATCCCATATTAAAGAGTTGGTCGTCACCAACTCCATCGCCTTGCCGGCGGAGAAAAAAACCGACAAGATCCGCCAGCTTTCCGTCGCTCCGCTGCTGGCCGAAGCCATCGTCCGCGTGTTCGAGCACAAATCGGTCAGCGCCCTCTTTTGA
- the mfd gene encoding transcription-repair coupling factor: MKGLLDFFANKNEIKTVAAGIAEGLKEQLVTGLSGSSRAAYIASLHKSTGKSILFLTYNLLQAQKMFEDFTQLLSEEEVFLYPANELIIEDLSFASPELKSQRLETLNNLVQGKKGILVIPVSGMRKLLPPKELWQKHLFRWRPGDEVDYESVIKDFVDMGYTRTEMVTTPGEFCVKGGIIDIYPLTESEPVRIELFDNVIDSIRTFSVETQKSSGELEEAVIGPASEYILEKQHLESVIRQLEEKLHKSLKIIKDEQTKAAMAENIRHDIERMQNGQLPDDMYKYLSMAYDRPASLLDYAGRNAIICVDEISRMNEMLESLDKEEAEWITSLIGEGKIVHDLTVAHDVMDLIKNSGSPIVYFSLFLRHIPNVNPQNILNLPARPMQTFHGQMNILKTEMERWKKQNYTVIFLCGDEERAEKTAGVFYDYGLEAVDNRSGERILEGKPQIVIGHLQTGFEIAVHKVAVIDEQELFKKRKRKKAGKQKLSNAERIQTYTELKPGDYVVHVNHGIGKYLGIETLIIDGVHRDYLKIKYKGNDKLYVPIDQIHLVQKYVGTEGKEPKIYKLGGSEWKRVKKKVESSVQDIAEDLIKLYAEREATPGFAFSPDTELQKEFEAAFPYKETEDQLRSIMEVKKDMERPKPMDRLLCGDVGYGKTEVALRAAFKAVMDNKQVAFLVPTTILAQQHYETMRERFHDFPVKIGMLSRFRTRKEQQETIKQLKNGTIDIVVGTHRLLSKDVQFHDLGLLIIDEEQRFGVTHKEKIKQLKTNIDVLTLTATPIPRTLHMSLLGVRDLSIIETPPENRFPVQTYVMEYSTHVVKEAIERELAREGQIYYLYNNIEDIDRKAEEISLLVPDARVIYAHGRMSEAELENVMLSFIEGEYDVLVSTTIIETGVDIPNVNTLIVENADRLGLSQLYQLRGRVGRSNRVAYAYFTYRKDKVLTEVAEKRLQAIKEYTELGSGFKIAMRDLAIRGTGNILGPQQHGFIESVGFDLYSQMLKEAIEKRKGIQPKEEKEVEIDLDIDAYIPDAYISDGNQKIEMYKRFRGLKTPEDIRELREEMQDRFGSYPREVENLFMISEIKISAKAAGCESIKKDKDQVVFLFTEEATETMDKERLFQITKPYGRMVGFGMDGKKIKVVFYRNSFSGDGWFEAVHEFAEKLPLTQRSREKSVS, translated from the coding sequence ATGAAGGGCTTGTTGGATTTTTTTGCAAATAAAAATGAAATTAAAACGGTCGCCGCCGGCATTGCGGAAGGGCTGAAGGAACAGCTCGTCACCGGATTGTCCGGTTCCAGCCGGGCGGCTTACATCGCCAGCCTGCATAAAAGCACCGGCAAAAGCATCCTGTTTTTGACCTACAATTTGTTGCAGGCGCAGAAGATGTTCGAGGATTTTACCCAGCTTCTTTCGGAAGAAGAGGTGTTTTTATACCCGGCCAATGAGCTGATCATCGAAGATTTGAGCTTCGCCAGCCCGGAATTGAAATCCCAGCGTCTTGAAACCTTGAATAACCTCGTTCAAGGAAAAAAGGGGATCCTCGTCATTCCCGTCTCCGGGATGCGAAAGCTTTTGCCGCCGAAGGAATTGTGGCAAAAGCATTTGTTCCGCTGGCGTCCGGGGGACGAAGTGGACTATGAGTCTGTCATCAAGGATTTCGTCGACATGGGATATACCCGCACCGAGATGGTCACCACGCCCGGGGAATTTTGTGTCAAGGGCGGAATCATCGACATTTATCCTTTAACCGAAAGCGAACCGGTCCGCATCGAGCTGTTCGACAACGTCATCGATTCGATCCGCACCTTTTCCGTGGAAACGCAGAAATCTTCCGGGGAACTGGAGGAGGCGGTGATCGGCCCGGCTTCCGAATATATTTTGGAAAAACAGCATCTGGAATCGGTCATTCGCCAATTGGAAGAAAAATTGCACAAAAGCTTAAAGATTATCAAAGACGAGCAAACGAAAGCGGCGATGGCGGAAAACATCCGGCATGATATCGAACGGATGCAAAACGGGCAGCTGCCGGACGACATGTACAAATATCTTTCCATGGCCTACGACCGGCCTGCGAGTTTACTAGATTACGCGGGGCGGAATGCGATCATCTGCGTCGATGAGATATCGAGGATGAACGAAATGCTGGAATCCCTCGATAAAGAAGAGGCCGAATGGATCACCAGTTTGATCGGCGAGGGGAAAATCGTCCACGATTTGACCGTCGCCCATGACGTCATGGACCTGATCAAAAATTCCGGCTCGCCGATCGTTTACTTCTCGCTGTTTTTGCGGCATATCCCGAACGTGAATCCGCAAAACATCCTCAATCTCCCCGCGAGGCCGATGCAGACGTTCCACGGTCAGATGAACATTTTGAAAACGGAGATGGAACGCTGGAAAAAGCAAAATTACACGGTGATCTTTCTCTGCGGGGATGAAGAACGGGCGGAGAAGACCGCCGGCGTCTTTTACGATTACGGTTTGGAGGCCGTGGACAACCGGAGCGGGGAAAGGATCCTCGAAGGGAAGCCCCAGATCGTCATCGGCCATCTGCAGACCGGGTTTGAAATCGCCGTGCATAAAGTGGCGGTCATCGACGAACAGGAACTTTTCAAAAAAAGGAAGAGGAAAAAGGCGGGAAAACAGAAATTATCCAACGCCGAGAGAATACAGACCTACACCGAATTGAAGCCGGGCGATTACGTGGTCCACGTCAACCACGGCATCGGCAAGTACCTGGGAATCGAAACGCTGATCATCGACGGCGTGCACAGGGACTATTTAAAGATCAAATATAAGGGCAACGACAAACTGTATGTGCCGATCGACCAGATTCATCTGGTGCAAAAATATGTCGGAACGGAAGGCAAGGAACCGAAGATTTACAAATTGGGCGGCAGCGAATGGAAGCGGGTCAAGAAAAAGGTCGAGTCTTCCGTCCAGGACATCGCCGAGGATTTGATCAAACTGTACGCCGAGCGGGAGGCGACCCCGGGGTTCGCCTTTTCCCCCGATACCGAGCTGCAAAAGGAATTCGAGGCCGCATTTCCCTATAAGGAGACGGAGGATCAGCTCCGCTCGATCATGGAAGTCAAGAAGGATATGGAGCGCCCCAAACCGATGGACCGGCTCCTCTGCGGCGACGTGGGATACGGAAAAACGGAAGTCGCCTTGCGGGCCGCATTTAAGGCGGTCATGGACAACAAACAGGTGGCCTTCCTCGTCCCGACGACGATTTTGGCCCAGCAGCATTACGAAACGATGCGGGAGCGATTCCACGATTTCCCAGTGAAGATCGGAATGCTGAGCCGGTTCCGCACGCGAAAGGAACAACAGGAAACGATCAAGCAGCTGAAAAACGGGACGATCGACATCGTCGTCGGCACCCACCGCCTCCTGTCCAAGGATGTCCAGTTCCATGATCTGGGCCTGCTCATTATCGACGAAGAACAACGCTTCGGCGTTACCCATAAAGAAAAGATCAAACAGTTGAAAACGAACATCGACGTGCTGACTTTGACGGCGACGCCCATTCCGCGGACGCTGCACATGTCGCTCCTCGGGGTGCGCGATTTGTCGATCATCGAAACGCCTCCGGAAAACCGCTTCCCCGTTCAAACCTACGTCATGGAGTACAGCACCCACGTCGTGAAGGAAGCGATCGAAAGGGAGCTGGCCCGGGAAGGGCAGATTTATTACCTGTATAACAATATTGAGGATATTGACAGAAAAGCAGAAGAAATCTCCCTGCTCGTGCCGGATGCGCGGGTGATTTACGCCCACGGGCGGATGTCCGAGGCGGAGTTGGAAAATGTGATGCTCTCCTTCATCGAAGGGGAATACGATGTCCTGGTCAGCACGACGATCATCGAAACCGGCGTCGACATCCCGAACGTCAATACCCTCATCGTGGAAAACGCCGACCGGCTGGGACTTTCCCAGCTGTATCAGCTGCGGGGCCGGGTCGGACGCTCCAACCGGGTGGCTTATGCCTACTTTACCTATCGGAAAGATAAGGTTTTGACCGAAGTGGCGGAAAAACGGCTGCAGGCGATCAAGGAATATACCGAGCTCGGCTCCGGCTTCAAGATCGCCATGCGGGATTTGGCCATCCGGGGGACGGGGAACATTTTGGGCCCGCAGCAGCACGGATTTATTGAATCGGTCGGTTTTGACCTCTATTCCCAAATGCTTAAGGAAGCGATCGAAAAAAGGAAAGGGATTCAGCCCAAGGAAGAGAAGGAGGTCGAAATCGATCTGGACATCGATGCCTATATCCCGGATGCCTATATTTCCGACGGCAATCAAAAGATCGAGATGTACAAACGTTTCCGCGGGCTGAAAACACCGGAGGACATCCGGGAGCTGCGGGAGGAGATGCAAGACCGTTTCGGCAGCTATCCGCGAGAAGTGGAAAATTTGTTCATGATTTCGGAAATCAAAATTTCCGCAAAGGCGGCAGGCTGCGAGTCGATAAAAAAAGACAAGGATCAGGTCGTCTTCCTTTTCACGGAGGAGGCCACGGAAACCATGGACAAGGAAAGGCTGTTCCAGATCACCAAACCCTACGGCCGGATGGTCGGATTCGGGATGGACGGAAAGAAAATAAAGGTGGTTTTCTACCGGAATTCCTTTTCCGGAGACGGCTGGTTCGAAGCCGTCCACGAGTTCGCCGAAAAATTGCCCCTTACGCAGCGATCCCGGGAAAAATCCGTTTCCTGA
- a CDS encoding putative polysaccharide biosynthesis protein, with protein MENNSPVSGERLMVKGAVILSAGAAATKILSAVYRIPFQNIVGDIGFYIYQQVYPFYGIAVAMASAGFPVIVSKLYAERPSENVLFRAFLALFPLCFSLFLFLFFGADWIAKKMGDGNLAPLIAAVAFPFLFVPFISLFRGYFQGMGNMVPTAVSQVAEQTVRVGGILAAAALFANGKNLYAVGAGAAVASAAGSLVCFLFLLFCFFRRKGRKNRPEPAAPGDGVRLGTVLLHGLAATVCGMVPVIFQLIDNFQILPSLLAKGTDFDAARAMKGVFDRGQPLVQIGIILSVSVSSALVPIMAKMRSRGREEEADKLARLAVQFSIAAGAAASVGLIMIMEPLNIMLFTNSAGTLPLRILALTVVFLAANMAVTAVFQGMGNPLLPFYGVLAGIVAKIVFNAAFIRAFGIPGAALASNLALAAMSAFCFAALKKRIKEDLFPKDFVFVLFRSLAAMAALVGALNALCGWLLPDSPVRLFSAFQSLFASFFGAFVFCFVLARGKIFTKSEWLLVPFGEKLLRFLPKTDRGDSC; from the coding sequence ATGGAAAACAATTCGCCGGTTTCCGGGGAGAGGCTGATGGTAAAAGGGGCGGTCATTTTGTCCGCAGGGGCGGCCGCAACGAAGATTTTAAGCGCCGTCTACCGCATCCCTTTTCAAAATATCGTCGGCGATATCGGTTTTTACATTTATCAGCAGGTTTATCCCTTTTACGGAATTGCCGTGGCCATGGCAAGCGCCGGCTTCCCCGTCATCGTTTCGAAATTATATGCCGAGCGGCCGTCGGAAAACGTGCTGTTCCGTGCCTTTTTGGCCCTTTTCCCCCTCTGTTTTTCCCTGTTTCTTTTCCTTTTTTTCGGCGCGGACTGGATCGCAAAAAAAATGGGCGACGGGAATTTGGCCCCGTTGATCGCCGCCGTCGCCTTTCCCTTCTTGTTCGTGCCCTTCATCTCCCTTTTCCGCGGCTATTTTCAGGGCATGGGGAATATGGTCCCGACGGCGGTTTCCCAAGTGGCGGAACAAACGGTGCGCGTCGGGGGGATATTGGCCGCCGCGGCGCTTTTCGCAAACGGGAAAAATTTGTACGCCGTCGGCGCAGGGGCGGCCGTTGCCTCGGCGGCGGGAAGCCTTGTTTGTTTCCTATTTTTGCTTTTCTGTTTTTTCCGGAGAAAGGGACGGAAAAACCGGCCTGAGCCGGCCGCTCCCGGCGATGGGGTGAGGCTGGGAACCGTTTTGCTCCATGGTTTGGCGGCGACGGTTTGCGGAATGGTTCCGGTGATTTTCCAGCTGATCGACAATTTTCAAATTTTGCCGTCCCTGCTGGCGAAAGGGACGGATTTTGATGCGGCCAGAGCGATGAAAGGGGTGTTCGACCGGGGGCAGCCTTTGGTCCAGATCGGCATCATCCTGTCCGTTTCCGTCTCCTCCGCCCTTGTTCCGATCATGGCGAAGATGAGGAGCCGGGGGAGGGAGGAGGAGGCCGACAAGCTGGCCCGGCTCGCCGTGCAATTCAGCATTGCCGCCGGAGCCGCCGCTTCCGTCGGGCTCATCATGATCATGGAGCCGTTGAATATCATGCTCTTTACAAATTCGGCGGGCACGCTGCCGCTTAGGATCCTCGCCCTAACCGTCGTATTTTTGGCGGCGAATATGGCCGTTACCGCCGTTTTTCAAGGCATGGGCAATCCCCTTCTTCCCTTTTATGGGGTTTTGGCTGGGATCGTCGCGAAGATTGTGTTCAATGCGGCGTTCATCCGGGCGTTCGGCATCCCGGGGGCGGCCCTTGCCAGCAATCTCGCCTTGGCGGCCATGTCAGCCTTCTGTTTTGCCGCTTTGAAAAAACGTATCAAGGAAGACCTTTTTCCCAAGGACTTTGTCTTTGTGCTGTTCCGCAGCCTGGCGGCCATGGCGGCGCTGGTGGGCGCCCTCAATGCCTTGTGCGGCTGGCTGCTGCCGGATTCGCCGGTCCGGCTGTTTTCGGCCTTCCAATCCCTTTTTGCCTCCTTTTTTGGGGCATTCGTGTTTTGTTTTGTCCTCGCCCGGGGGAAAATTTTTACGAAGTCGGAATGGCTGCTCGTTCCTTTCGGGGAAAAATTGCTCCGCTTTTTACCGAAAACCGATAGGGGGGATTCCTGTTGA
- a CDS encoding 50S ribosomal protein L25/general stress protein Ctc codes for METVLTAKRRTDLRKSATNRLRREGYIPGVLYGKEAGNIPIYVSKGEFLKTVSKEGRNRLLNLEVDGKKWNVLIQETQEHPLKKELIHVDFFAVDLSAEIRTEVPVVLTGEPVGTKQGGILQQVLFEMEITTKANEIPNAIEVDVSHLDIDDTVVVGDVLDRYKKYKIHHEPDEVIATLLPPEDTGAEETEAEAADAGAAEGEEQPSDES; via the coding sequence ATGGAAACCGTATTAACTGCAAAGCGAAGAACAGATTTGCGAAAATCTGCGACGAACCGTTTAAGAAGAGAAGGATACATCCCCGGCGTCCTTTACGGGAAAGAAGCGGGGAATATACCGATCTACGTTTCGAAAGGCGAATTTCTTAAAACGGTGAGCAAAGAGGGAAGGAACCGTCTGTTGAATTTGGAAGTCGACGGGAAAAAATGGAATGTCCTGATTCAGGAAACCCAGGAGCATCCGCTGAAAAAGGAATTGATCCACGTCGATTTCTTTGCGGTGGATCTGAGCGCGGAAATCCGCACGGAAGTCCCCGTCGTTTTGACGGGCGAACCCGTCGGGACGAAACAAGGCGGCATTTTGCAGCAAGTCCTGTTCGAAATGGAAATTACGACGAAGGCGAATGAAATCCCGAATGCGATCGAAGTGGACGTATCCCATTTGGACATTGACGATACCGTTGTTGTCGGAGACGTCCTCGATCGGTACAAAAAATATAAAATCCACCATGAACCAGATGAAGTCATCGCCACCTTGCTGCCGCCTGAAGACACCGGCGCGGAAGAAACGGAAGCCGAAGCGGCCGATGCCGGTGCGGCGGAAGGCGAAGAACAACCATCCGATGAATCATGA
- a CDS encoding anti-sigma-F factor Fin family protein: MAIHYYCRHCKTKIGTLDADKADAKRLGFHLLTEEERMEMIRYDPSGDVIVRCICEDCQESLQRNPNFYANDYIIH; this comes from the coding sequence GTGGCGATTCATTATTATTGCAGGCATTGCAAAACGAAAATCGGCACCCTGGATGCGGACAAAGCCGATGCGAAACGGCTCGGTTTCCATCTGTTGACCGAGGAAGAACGGATGGAAATGATCCGGTACGATCCGTCCGGGGACGTCATTGTCCGCTGCATTTGCGAAGACTGCCAAGAATCCCTGCAAAGAAACCCGAATTTTTATGCCAACGACTATATCATCCATTAA
- a CDS encoding MazG nucleotide pyrophosphohydrolase domain-containing protein: MIVTGLGAGDINQMPLGVYRLLKGPLPVFLRTREHPAVRDLEREGLRFSSFDGIYEKHPNFDDVYHEIAATLFEHAEKHGEIVYAVPGHPFVGEKTVQLLLEKSGERGVELVFYGGGSFLDSLFQTLRIDPLEGFQLLDATNLKREDIQVTQHVVIAQVYDFYIASEVKLTLMEILPDDYDVYLVSEAGGSGERLQKLKLYELDRNFQTGNLTSVYVPPVKDEKILYKQFDYLRRVVRTLRGPGGCPWDRKQTHESLIPHLREETEELIEAIREKDEGHMVEELGDVLLQVMHHSQIGEEQGYFTVDDVIEQLVKKLIFRHPHVFSGREAKSVEDVKKIWKEMKEKEKDL; the protein is encoded by the coding sequence ATGATCGTAACCGGTTTGGGCGCCGGGGATATCAACCAGATGCCCCTGGGGGTTTACCGCCTGTTGAAGGGCCCGCTCCCCGTTTTTTTGCGGACGAGGGAACATCCGGCGGTCCGGGATCTGGAACGGGAAGGGCTGCGCTTCTCCTCCTTTGACGGCATATATGAAAAACATCCGAATTTTGACGATGTATACCATGAGATCGCGGCAACTCTATTCGAACATGCGGAAAAACACGGGGAAATCGTCTATGCCGTCCCCGGCCATCCCTTCGTCGGGGAAAAAACGGTGCAGCTGTTGCTGGAGAAAAGCGGCGAAAGGGGCGTCGAACTGGTTTTTTACGGCGGGGGCAGCTTCCTCGATTCCCTTTTTCAAACGCTGCGGATCGATCCGCTGGAAGGCTTTCAGCTGTTGGATGCGACGAATTTGAAAAGGGAGGACATCCAAGTCACCCAGCACGTGGTCATCGCCCAGGTCTATGATTTTTACATCGCCTCCGAAGTGAAGTTAACCTTGATGGAAATCCTTCCGGACGACTACGACGTCTATTTGGTTTCCGAGGCGGGTGGCAGCGGGGAAAGGCTGCAGAAATTGAAACTTTACGAACTGGACCGCAACTTTCAGACGGGAAATCTGACGAGCGTCTACGTCCCGCCCGTGAAAGATGAAAAAATCTTGTACAAACAATTCGATTATTTGCGCCGCGTCGTGAGAACGTTGAGGGGGCCCGGCGGCTGTCCGTGGGACCGCAAGCAGACCCATGAATCGCTGATCCCCCATTTGCGGGAGGAAACGGAGGAATTGATCGAGGCCATCCGGGAAAAGGACGAGGGCCATATGGTGGAGGAACTGGGGGATGTGCTGCTCCAGGTGATGCACCATTCCCAAATCGGGGAGGAGCAAGGTTACTTCACCGTCGACGACGTGATCGAACAATTGGTGAAAAAATTGATTTTCAGGCATCCCCATGTGTTTTCCGGCAGGGAGGCCAAGTCGGTGGAGGATGTAAAAAAGATTTGGAAGGAAATGAAGGAAAAGGAAAAGGATCTGTGA